In Helianthus annuus cultivar XRQ/B chromosome 9, HanXRQr2.0-SUNRISE, whole genome shotgun sequence, the following are encoded in one genomic region:
- the LOC110880023 gene encoding uncharacterized protein LOC110880023 produces MLYSFTPRHMSASHNTCLFSLIYIRTHASLLRDPLTICSLHRLQYNTMAFRATNLVKSMVIRSQGSQTFATSTSSNTKSLKGAYAPVYISLGLILLSVSIGAFTATHQLKRSPNVSVKKSKRETLPELVEPEKVAEESDNFIKKSFFRKIANVQEADRQEVMPDPIRGDSYAKHPKPYIEPLKSVGVEVEKKPFVQPPPPKQ; encoded by the exons ATGTTATACTCATTTACTCCCCGCCACATGTCTGCCTCCCATAATACGTGTCTATTTTCCCTCATATATATACGCACGCACGCCTCTCTCCTGCGCGATCCATTAACAATTTGTTCTTTACACAGATTACAATACAATACAATGGCATTCAGAGCAACT AATTTGGTGAAATCAATGGTGATTCGGTCACAAGGAAGCCAGACATTTGCCACATCAACCTCTTCCAATACGAA GTCGTTAAAAGGTGCGTACGCACCCGTGTACATCTCCCTCGGGTTGATCTTACTGTCGGTTAGCATTGGAGCGTTCACGGCCACACATCAGCTGAAGCGATCGCCGAATGTTTCCGTAAAGAAATCGAAGAGGGAGACTTTACCCGAGCTCGTAGAGCCGGAGAAGGTGGCGGAGGAGTCGGACAACTTCATTAAGAAGTCGTTTTTCAGGAAGATTGCAAATGTGCAAGAGGCGGACCGCCAGGAAGTCATGCCCGATCCCATCCGTGGGGATTCCTACGCAAA GCACCCGAAGCCTTACATCGAGCCGCTGAAGTCGGTCGGAGTGGAGGTGGAGAAGAAGCCATTTGTTCAGCCACCGCCACCGAAGCAGTGA
- the LOC110880022 gene encoding ribonuclease TUDOR 1, protein MAQPAGNSRWLRGKVKAVLSGDTLVIMGMTKAEIPPEKTVVLAHLSAPRLARRGGQDDPFAWDSREFLRKLCIGKDVVFRTEYTIPNFSREFCSVFIGTTNVGNEIVTHGWAKVKEVKGEVTPEHTELLRLEEQARQQGIGLWDRSPGSVDAAIRNLPPSAVGDPSNLDAMGLLAANKGKPLEAIVEQVRDGSSLRVYLLPEFQFVQVFVAGIQAPSMGRKQTQESTIASDIPSDEPNGDSNAESRGPLTSAQRITASPAFNEVSPDAFGREAKHFTEIRVLNRDVRIVLEGVDKFSNLIGSVYYADGESPKDLALELIENGYAKYVEWSASMMEDEARRKLKAAELQAKKTKLRLWTNYVPPSTNSKAISDNFTGKVVEVVSGDCIIVADDSLPFGSPAAERRVNLSSIRCPKLGNPRREEKPAPYAREAREFLRTRLIGNQVQVSMEYSRKVPLADGSAAPAGPTDSRVMGFGSVFLLSQGKEREDVPSTTPATAAGQQPGVNVAELIIARGLGTVIRHRDFEERSNYYDNLLAAESRATAGRKGIHSAKDPPSMHVTDLLTTSAKKAKDFLPFLQRNRRMTAVVEYVLSGHRFKLFVPKETCSIAFSLSGVRCPGRDEPYSNDAISLMRRKIMQRDVEIEVETVDRTGTFLGTLWESKTNVGVILLEAGLARLQTGFGADRIPDAHLLAQAEQSAKKQKLKIWENYVEGEEVSNGATNDKKQKEELKVVVTEVLGGGKFYVQAVEDKKVASIQQQLASLNLKEAPVIGAFNPKKGDIVLAQFSADNSWNRAMVVTGPRGPVQSAKDKFEVFYIDYGNQETVTYSQLRPLDASVSSAPGLAQLCQLAYLKVPTLEEDYGQEAAMYLSENTLSEPKAFKAVIEERDASGGKVKGQGTGNILLVTLIDEESDTSINSIMLKGGVARLEKRRRWEPKDRQQMLDELEKFQAEARTKRLGMWEYGDIESDDDENPLPSAKKTGAGKR, encoded by the exons ATGGCACAACCAGCTGGAAATTCACGATGGCTGAGAGGAAAAGTGAAGGCTGTTTTATCTGGGGACACGTTGGTGATTATGGGAATGACCAAAGCGGAAATCCCGCCTGAGAAGACTGTTGTGTTGGCTCATCTTTCGGCTCCAAGACTG gCACGTCGAGGTGGCCAGGATGACCCGTTTGCATGGGATAGCAGAGAATTTCTACGAAAGCTGTGCATTGGAAAG GATGTTGTTTTTAGAACGGAATACaccatcccaaatttctctagggAATTCTGCAGTGTTTTCATCGGTACTACAAATGTCGGAAATGAGATTGTTACTCATGGCTGGGCGAAG GTTAAGGAGGTTAAGGGAGAGGTGACTCCTGAGCATACTGAACTGTTACGCCTTGAAGAACAAGCCAGACAACAAGGCATAGGTTTATGGGACAGG TCCCCCGGTTCTGTTGATGCTGCTATCAGAAACCTCCCTCCGTCTGCTGTCGGTGATCCCAGCAATTTAGACGCAATGGGCCTCTTAGCTGCAAACAAAGGCAAACCGTTGGAAGCTATTGTAGAACAAGTTCGTGATGGGAGCTCGCTTCGCGTTTATCTGCTTCCGGAATTTCAGTTTGTTCAAGTATTTGTTGCCGGAATCCAG GCACCATCAATGGGACGAAAACAAACACAAGAATCTACAATTGCGTCTGATATACCGTCTGATGAACCAAACGGGGACAGTAATGCGGAATCTCGTGGGCCCTTAACATCAGCTCAGAGAATTACAGCGTCACCAGCCTTTAATGAAGTTTCACCTGATGCTTTTGGAAGGGAGGCAAAACATTTTACCGAAATTCGTGTGCTAAACAGAGAT GTCCGCATTGTTCTCGAGGGTGTTGACAAGTTTAGCAATTTGATTGGTTCTGTGTATTACGCTGACGGTGAATCACCAAAAGACCTCGCATTGGAGCTTATTGAAAAT GGATATGCAAAGTATGTCGAATGGAGTGCGAGTATGATGGAAGACGAAGCCAGAAGGAAGTTAAAGGCTGCAGAACTTCAAGCAAAGAAGACTAAGTTGAGGCTTTGGACAAACTATGTACCTCCATCTACAAACTCAAAGGCAATATCCGACAATTTCACCGGAAAG gTGGTTGAAGTTGTTAGTGGAGACTGCATCATCGTTGCCGATGATTCTCTACCGTTTGGCAGTCCAGCAGCTGAACGACGAGTCAATCTTTCAAGTATCAGGTGCCCTAAACTCGGAAATCCTAGAAGAGAGGAGAAACCCGCTCCTTATGCCCGTGAAGCAAGAGAATTTCTAAGAACAAGATTAATCGGCAATCAA GTTCAAGTTTCAATGGAATATTCTAGAAAGGTCCCGCTTGCGGATGGATCTGCTGCTCCAGCTGGGCCGACGGATTCACGGGTGATGGGGTTTGGGTCCGTCTTCTTGTTGTCTCAAGGAAAGGAAAGAGAAGATGTACCGTCAACAACCCCCGCAACAGCAGCGGGTCAACAGCCCGGTGTAAATGTTGCTGAGCTCATCATTGCCCGTGGGTTAGGCACCGTCATTAGACATAGAGACTTCGAGGAAAGATCAAATTACTATGATAATCTTCTCGCTGCTGAATCTCGTGCTACTGCTGGGCGAAAAGGGATTCATTCCGCCAAAGATCCACCTAGTATGCACGTCACAGATCTCTTGACG ACCTCAGCCAAGAAAGCGAAAGATTTCCTCCCGTTTCTGCAACGTAATAGGAGGATGACAGCTGTCGTCGAATATGTCCTCAGTGGTCATAGGTTTAAACTATTCGTCCCAAAAGAAACTTGCAGCATTGCTTTCTCGTTATCCGGTGTTAGATGCCCAGGTCGTGACGAGCCTTACTCTAACGACGCTATTTCACTTATGAGACGCAAGATCATGCAGAGGGATGTAGAG ATTGAAGTGGAAACAGTTGATAGAACCGGGACCTTCTTGGGTACATTGTGGGAATCAAAAACGAACGTTGGGGTCATCCTTCTAGAAGCTGGCCTTGCAAGACTTCAAACAGGGTTTGGGGCTGATAGGATTCCCGATGCTCATCTTCTCGCTCAGGCTGAGCAGTCTGCCAAAAAGCAGAAATTAAAG ATATGGGAAAACTATGTAGAAGGAGAGGAAGTTTCTAACGGTGCAACTAACGATAAAAAACAGAAAGAAGAGCTTAAG GTAGTGGTGACTGAAGTTCTCGGTGGAGGCAAGTTCTATGTTCAGGCTGTTGAAGATAAGAAAGTTGCGTCTATCCAACAGCAACTTGCTTCTTTAAACCTCAAAGAAGCACCCGTGATTGGTGCGTTTAATCCAAAGAAGGGCGATATCGTCCTTGCACAGTTTAGCGCAGATAACTCATGGAACCGGGCAATG GTTGTAACTGGTCCACGTGGCCCCGTTCAATCCGCTAAAGACAAATTCGAGGTGTTTTACATCGATTACGGAAATCAAGAAACTGTTACTTACAGCCAGTTACGACCTCTGGATGCATCTGTATCCTCTGCACCTGGACTGGCTCAGCTTTGCCAGCTGGCATACTTAAAGGTGCCTACCTTGGAAGAGGATTACGGACAGGAAGCCGCTATGTATTTAAGTGAAAACACACTTAGTGAGCCGAAGGCATTCAAGGCGGTAATTGAGGAGAGAGATGCTTCCGGAGGAAAAGTCAAAGGTCAAGGAACTGGAAACATTCTCTTGGTAACTTTGATCGATGAGGAGTCTGATACCAGCATTAACTCCATCATGCTCAAG GGAGGAGTAGCAAGGTTGGAGAAAAGGAGGAGATGGGAGCCGAAAGACAGACAACAAATGCTGGATGAACTAGAAAAGTTCCAGGCAGAAGCGCGTACGAAAAGGTTGGGGATGTGGGAATACGGTGATATCGAGTCTGATGATGATGAGAACCCGCTGCCTAGTGCTAAGAAAACTGGTGCTGGAAAACGTTAA